From one Thermomicrobiales bacterium genomic stretch:
- a CDS encoding methyltransferase domain-containing protein produces the protein MIRRSPLRPDPNALYADWATIVAAEKEQVERLREWQEADYYAPVAHHFLDDPRRQGDPVLDALFGLGGPGTRWLDVGAGGGRYALPLAASGRPVVAVEPSPAMREVLDQGMSQYDIGDIEVIPGRWPASAGGIEVDAALMAHVGYDLPDIGDFLDAFEGATRHWCCAVTMDRAPSGGFVDLWEEIHGEERYVLPAMCELLHVLLARGATPEVRILERHMRMMDENDLRDSARRRLWLSEGSEKDQQLQRKLDGMLARGDRDWGFPRAVAMIIWQPPSASRQ, from the coding sequence ATGATTCGACGATCCCCCCTGCGGCCGGATCCCAACGCGCTCTATGCCGACTGGGCGACAATCGTTGCGGCCGAAAAGGAGCAGGTCGAACGGCTGCGTGAGTGGCAGGAAGCCGATTATTACGCCCCGGTCGCTCACCATTTTCTGGACGATCCTCGCCGCCAGGGTGACCCGGTGCTGGACGCGCTGTTCGGCCTTGGCGGCCCGGGGACGCGCTGGCTCGATGTCGGCGCCGGGGGCGGACGCTACGCGCTGCCACTAGCCGCCTCTGGCCGGCCCGTCGTCGCGGTCGAGCCAAGCCCGGCGATGCGTGAGGTGCTTGACCAGGGCATGAGTCAGTACGACATCGGGGATATTGAAGTCATCCCCGGGCGCTGGCCAGCCTCGGCTGGTGGTATCGAGGTCGATGCCGCGCTGATGGCCCACGTTGGCTACGATCTGCCTGATATCGGCGACTTCCTCGATGCGTTCGAGGGCGCGACGCGCCACTGGTGCTGTGCGGTGACGATGGATCGCGCGCCATCGGGCGGCTTCGTCGACCTGTGGGAGGAAATCCACGGCGAGGAGCGGTATGTCCTGCCAGCCATGTGCGAGCTATTGCACGTGCTGCTGGCTCGCGGCGCAACGCCGGAAGTGCGCATCCTCGAGCGTCACATGCGGATGATGGACGAGAACGACCTGCGCGATAGCGCGCGGCGACGGCTCTGGCTCAGCGAGGGCTCCGAGAAGGACCAGCAACTGCAACGCAAGCTCGACGGGATGCTGGCACGAGGCGATCGCGACTGGGGATTCCCACGCGCGGTCGCGATGATCATCTGGCAGCCGCCGTCCGCTAGCCGGCAGTAG
- a CDS encoding RidA family protein yields MRIEQRLTEMGLVLPPQVPVALPFPWVRVHENRAFISGHGPQLPDGALAGPFGKVGDDLTLEQGYQASRLTALAILGSLQRAIGDLDRVTAWLRVFGMVNVAPGFNNTPAVINGFSDLILELWGGEVGQHARSAVGMAALPFDIPVEIEAEVEIDGG; encoded by the coding sequence ATGCGGATCGAGCAACGTCTGACAGAGATGGGACTGGTCCTGCCGCCACAAGTGCCAGTCGCGCTCCCCTTCCCCTGGGTGCGGGTCCACGAGAATCGCGCATTCATCTCCGGCCACGGCCCACAGTTGCCGGACGGCGCTCTGGCCGGCCCGTTCGGCAAGGTCGGTGATGATCTGACGTTGGAGCAGGGCTACCAGGCATCGCGGTTGACTGCGCTCGCGATACTCGGCAGCCTCCAGCGCGCCATCGGCGACCTCGATCGGGTGACCGCGTGGCTACGCGTGTTTGGAATGGTGAACGTCGCGCCCGGCTTCAACAACACTCCCGCTGTCATCAACGGATTTTCCGATCTGATCCTCGAGCTCTGGGGAGGCGAGGTCGGCCAGCACGCCCGCTCCGCCGTCGGCATGGCCGCCCTGCCCTTCGATATCCCGGTCGAGATCGAGGCGGAGGTTGAGATCGACGGGGGGTGA